Genomic window (Rhododendron vialii isolate Sample 1 chromosome 4a, ASM3025357v1):
CAAAGACTAATAGGAGCAAGGAGAAGAACAACAAGTGCCTATCACCCAATCTCTTGATTGTCAAGATGTCAACCAAAGAAATACCTCATGAGACAAAGCTCAGcacctaagagcatctccaatagctTAAGCACTTCCTCCTTTTAGCTATTATGAATAGGTTCaacgctaaaaaaaaaaaaccccaacaaCCTCAACAGGAGGCTCGTCTATTTGTATTTTGCTACAGTACCTTGCCTCAACCCGCAAGGTACTATTCACTCGGTTGTTTattcttttcccttttgtttttgcaaCTTCAGAGCGGAGACGGAGCTTTCGTCGGGTGGAACTCATCCCGTTTCGTCGGAGCTTTCATACTTTCATTTGTGTTCACGACAAGGAGGACGAAATCACCAGTGGATTTGGAGTGGCCGTTGATTTTGGGTTTTCAGTTTGAGAGAAGATTGCATAGAAGAGGGATTAATGGGGTTGTTCAATTTAAGGAGAAGATGGCGTAGAAGTGGAATTTATGGGTTTTCATTTTGATTGTGCTGGGTAGCGATAAGTTTATCTTGATCGTGAAGGCCACCAGatccgtgtgtgtgtgtgtgtgtgtgagagagagagagagggagagagagagggagaggtggacTTGTGTGTATGCTGGTGTTAATTTCCGATTTAGCACAGTAGttggagagatagagagagagatggttggGAGGAGTTGGAGCCTTGAAAGAGAGCTGATTTCCGGCGGGGGTTGGAGGTTGTGACTGCATTGATTTGCTAAGGGCTGGTTTGTATCAGCCTAGGCTGTTGTGGGTTGATGGCtagacaaaatagaaaatggcatTTTCCCTAGACAAAATGCTTAGGATGTGCTTGAGGCTATTAGAGATGTTCTAAGAAGCGTAAAAGCCtagataaaataataaacacAAGAGGGAATGATAGTTAATTTATGTTTGATGTACTAAAGGCACGTGCACTTGCTAGTTACAATTTGGTGTATCAGTTGTTAGTTGGATGAGAATAAATTCCTACGTTTAGGCTATGTACAATtgcaaattttaatttttttcgagGTTACTATGTTGACCATTTAAAAATAACGTTGTCACATACCAACTTCATATGCTTTTAGGTTTTTGATCTCACTACTCTAAGATTTTAGGTCCGCTTGCGCTACATTTTTTCGTAGTTACTTTTATGTATAACGACTAAAAAGTACGGCCAAAAAAGTCGAAAACCATACACGgagcaaatttttttggattgatcACCTCACAATTGATGTAAGACATGCGTTCTTCTCATTCAAATAAATATATATTCCCTACATTCTCAATTGTTAATCCTTtttatattattaaaaaaaagggggcatTTTCTCAGACCAAAAAAGGTGAATTTTCTTGGGCTGATTTTCCGACTTTTTTTGTTGCGCCAATAAGAAAAAGCCCCATTAGATCTTTCAATCGGTATTGCAAAAAACATGCACATAAGAATTTTTTTGCTCAATAACATGCACGATCGATACAAAGAGATTAACAATAGAAAAAACAGAGGAAGTATTACATAGATGAGTAGCTACAAGCTTTATTCTTTCCTCTCTTGATACACAAAAGTGAATATATAAAACCTCTCCTGAGCTCAATTGGGTTCCTTAATTCAAAAGTTCGATTCTTCCGTCTGAACATAAAACAAGCCAGAGTGCCCACCATAAGGCATCAAAGCCAGCATCACAGGCCCTTTTGCACCTTGTTCAACCGTACAGATTCCCTTGTTATAGTTGATGTCCGTTTTCACAGAACCAGGGCACACTGCATTTATGGCGATTTTAGGATAATTCTTTGCCATAACCCTTGTGTAGCCATTGAGAGCAGCTTTGGACACTATGTAAGCAGAAAAGTTGATAGGCCATCCTTTTGCTTCCAGCAAATCCTCTCTGCAATCCTCATGAAACCACTTAACTAGCTCATCCACCTTCTCTACTGTGAGGCTCTCAATTTGGCTTAGGATTTTCTTAGCCTTTTCGTTTGAAACAAACTGAAACACAATTCATGCAACTTtcttagggaaaaaaaaaagcatacaAGACCCCTGTTTGGTGCTGTTTTCTTTGGAAATAAATGTACTGTAATTGAAAGGTCAACTCAATCATTGTGATTTTGTACACTGATGTTTTATTCAGCAAACATCTCAAGATGCATGGATGGTTTAGATTACCAAGGTGACATTGGAATGGATCCACAATGGTCTCAACTTCACGGTGAAGTTGAGACCTTCAACTTTAGCGAATCCACATTCCGAAAGATAGTCTTCGTTGTTTGAGCGAAAAACAGTCTTCGAGAATCTGGAAATTTCTTTTTCCTGGTTTTTGGAAGGTGGgttgttttttcaatttaaaatcTTGCATGTGTTGATCTTCAAAATAACTACCTTAACAAGTTTATTCGTTTTTCACAAAACAGAAACAAGTTATTGAAAATACAAACATTAGCTAACAACCCAGAAAAATATCCCTATTTCATCCATAATTGTTGAGGTTAAATCACAGCTTCGCTGCTATAATTATTTACATACCCTTCtttgagaaaaaggaaaaaaaatccgaCACGATTGCTATATATTCATGTGATCTaacttgtttgttttggaaCTCAAAATCCTTGCGTACGGTccctaataatttttttttatctatctttctccactcataAACCTCAATGAAATCCCAAACCGAAGAGGAGATAAGTTTTGTACCTGCAATTTTCCCATGGTGGAAGAAACATTAACTATTTTGGGAGAGTCTGATAGTTGAAGAAGTGGGATAAGTTCTTCCGTCAAAAGCTTTACTGCATAATAGTTTGTTCTCAGACAAGCTTCTGCGCTCTCGAAAGTTTGCTTGAAAATTTTGCTCTTTTTAGCATTTGGACCGAAAATCTGGCAACAAAATTGGGAATAGTAAATTTTACATGCCATAAGATGAAATAagaacatactccctccgtcccgatttgtttgtcccattTTTGAATTATACATGTCCTAAATTgaccgtccaatttcaaaatcaatggatcagatttaatttccttaataagttggaaaccTGATATTGAACAATCAAATCGGGACAAAGGGAGTATTGTATTGGTAAGATGAAGATACTAACAACATCCATGTCATATTCTACGCTGCTCTGATCTTCCGGATCAACTTCAGTTCCAGCAACACCTGCGTTATTTATCTGCACCCATATGGTATGGTTATTCTATTTtccaaatgaaataaaaatttgttttatgATTCGATATTGCACTGGGGgtacaaaacaaatgaaaaaggatACGGAGTATAAAAAATAGCCTTTAAATTAAGTACCAATATGTCAAGCTTCTCGAATTTGGTTTTGATGAACTCAACCAAGGAAGCAATACTAGTTTGATTCGTCACATCAAGATGATGGAAAAGTACATCAGATAGTCCAGAAGCTTTGAGATTTTGTACGGCTTCAAGACCTCGATTCTCATCTCTTGCTGTTACTATCACCGTAACCCCATTAGAAGCTAGTTGTCTGCATATCTCTAGCCCAATTCCTTTATTGGATCCAGTTACTACAGCAattctaaagacaaaaataaacatgtGTTAGTGAAGAAGAGTGATTAATTGTCATGCAAGGTTATCCTAATTAGTAGGAGCCTATGACTTTTAACTGAAAAGTGATGACTTCTTAAGGAGATGAGAATCGAAGATGAATACAAAAGGAAAAGCCTATGGTAcaaatttgatcaaaatttgCATAACCTAACCaaattaatatatttatatcATCTATCACCCCAATATTTTCATAACTAGCTCAAATAATTGATAAACAATTCTGCGTGTACAAAATGCACCCATTAGTAAATAGTAATCGACAAGAATAATACGTAACAAACACCATACAAAATCATAACAAATGAACAAAAAGGTATGTAATAAATCGAACCACACGATGCACTAAACATAAACTATATAACGCTCGTAGCTTACCATAAAAATCAGTTTCTAAGCATAAATATGCATAGCCTCACTTTTGAACACAATACACTTGCATATTCATGACTACGCCTAATCGAGCTGGCTTCGTTTTGccgatgaaaaaagaaaaaaacagagtgTCATAGTACATCATAGCATACCTCTTTGTCAACTGGGTTTGTTCCATTGGATCGATGTGGTGATTATGGTGCGAAGAGGAGTAGTTTTGGGTACTTTGTGTATAGGTATAGTAGAGGATATAAATAGTTGGCGGTTGATTAGTTGCCACGCATGCCATGACATAatgggaaaaattaaaaaatattactccaaAGAAGAAGCCGTAAGCCATGAGTCATGAGTCATGACTATACATATGGTTTCAGTTCAGTAGTGTTTCTCCATTATCATTTTGGGCTGGAGTAGACTATGCATTTTTTGTGGTGAGCCTCTTCCTTTAAGGTTGCAATGGCACTGGGTTGAACCCGAGCCCTACCCTAGAAACTTTGGGTCCAGGTTGgtgcggttttttttttttaacaaaaaaagcATCGGTAAGAACACAATTCTAGACATAATTGTGTTCAAAATTATTTGACGCATGTGGTTTTACATACATTAAATGGCTCCAAACACAAATATAGCTTAAAGGAAATCAAATTCTCTGTACCGAAATTTGCTGTACTGATGCATTATTGACCAGCCAGAAAATACAGatattatatataagaaaacagtacaataaaagCGGACGGACGCCGTCTTCGTTGCTGATGAACTGATTCCAAGAAATTAGACCTAAAACTCTAGATCTGGCTCTGGAGTCCAAAGATAATGGAAAGAGTGGGAGGTCTTAGCTAGAGAGAGACTCAACCACCTTGCAGACATAGAAAGAAAACATGAAGAGAGGAGAACTCTGAATATGAGAAATTGAAAGGAGAAAAGGAAGGAAGAGGGTGGAAAATGGGGGAAAAAGGAGCAGGGGGGACCCCACCcctgagtttctctctctaactctgcTTCCTTTCTATGCATATCATTATTGGTCATTTGATCGCATAAAATGTTCAGTACTCCGTATAATCCAACGTTATGAATGCCGATATTGTCTAAATTCGGTACCCTTTAACACCTTTAATTTCGTTCCACTTCAAATACCTACCGACCAGTGCCAAACGGTACCaaagtatttttaaatttattttatgcttCAATTATCGGACAGTACCAGTTGGTGCCCATAATGATGCAACACAGCCTTCTTTTAcaaaattagttaaaaaaaGAGATCACAAACTTATCTATGTTAAAGGTCTCCCTTTCAAATACAAACACAAATAGAGATAAACTCTTAATTTTTATTAATTCATAAACAAATCCTatgccctaaggcttacatctttatttatatttataataGTACTCGTAGAACTTTTAAACCTAGCCAACATTcctaaagtacaaaaaaaaaaaaagaacataaggaaataaaatcaaccATAATTTTCTTGATCAAGTAACTTACATAATAGGAAAcctcaataaataaataaataaactaggaaAGTGGatacttttaaaataatttgacTAAAATTAAAACATAATGAATTATAATACTAagccttaattaattaaaataaaatacgaCTTTCTTGGAATTCACGCTGCATCACATAAATATCGGACtacttttttatttctttttaataaatgaGTATATTATACTAATCCctcaattaaaattttatatttttttctacaattcactagatatggatgagtttttgtaatttatgaaaaaagtttgaatcatttttgaaagaaatacattattttttagtcatcgttttgcggatcggacaaatattttgagacgtAGATAgtaataaattcttttatgtCGAAAAATCACCCTAATATTGATAATCCGGAATGGTACTCAATATCTCACCGATACCATCACATACCGCACCATACTACCAATAGAAAAACCGGTACTCTAGTCAGTGTGATTTTCAGAACgttggtactccctccgttccttttaagtgttctgcttcgtaactccaactaattaaaaagacatcattattatacctttcacatcaactttttcctccacttttcctatttacccgACATCATTAAATTTTtgctcactaacttttcaaaatagaatgtACTTTTAGAAACAACATAGATAATGTAtcaatttttactcactaactttataaaatagaTATTTATTAAGAAAtagttcaaaataaaatactgaactttAAATAAGAGACGAATGGAGTATAACTTCCGGAGTAAAAGAAATCCACAATCTAGCGATAGAAAAACATCTCTGCACAACGGTACATACCAATTTCTCGTTTCGGAGAATCTCGAGTGTATCTGAAAGTAGCGTCGTTAGAACTTTTTGTCCCTCTTTAAATCATGGAAAAGCGGAAATCGTTTTGACTACGAATTACAGTATAAAATTAAGCACTGATTTCTCCAACTTGGCTAATAATCTTTTCAAATTCCATATaaactcttctctctcctctctctctctctctctctctctctctctctctccggcatAGACAGTATTAGCAGGCAGTAGCCATGACTAGCAGCATTCATTCCTTCCATCTGCCATACCACTCCTACAAACTCTACGACGTCAACTTCTTCGACGacacaatcaaaaccctagtcaCCCACACCCCCTGCATCGTCGGCACCTGGATCTCCGACATCGAACacctccaccgccgccgcctccGCGACCTCGTCGTCGGCCTCGACGTCGGGTGGCGCCCCAACTCCAACACCAACCCGGCCGCCACTCTCCAGCTCTGCGTCGGCCGCAACTGCCTCATCTTCCAGCTCATCTTCGCCCCCAGAATGCCCAAATCCCTCGTGAACTTCCTCGCGGACGAGGATTACACCTTCGTGGGCGTTGGGATTGAAAAGGATGTCGATAAGTTGAGGGAGGATTACGGGCTGAAGGTGAGGAACTGGGTGGACCTGAGGCGGTTGGCCGCGAGGGAGTTGCGTTACAGGCAGCTTCGCAATGCGGGGCTGGTGAAATTGGCGAGGGAGGTCCTGGGGAAGGAGTTTGTGAAGCCTAGGAGCGTCACGCTGAGTGATTGGGACGATGATCGGCTCAGTAGGGAGCAGATTCAGTACGCTTGCGTTGATGCTTTTGTGTCGTTTGAGATTGGAAGGTGTTTGGATGCTGCTGATGTTTAGCCAGTAAGGTAACCTAAtgtggatttttgaaatgtggGGTTtgtttggggtggtttggcttGTATTAGGTTGTAAATATTCTTATCATTGAAATTTCATGGAGATCAGGGTGATCAGGGGTTACATCACCATTATAGAGTTTGCGGTTTATATGATTGTAGATTTTGGGTTGAAGCTGTTGGATTGAGAATTTTGGGGATGGTTTTGCTTgtattgtgttttttcttttttggtaatgcagggtgttTCGGATTAACTTGCGCGCATTtcggactaatccctacagcccCTCCCGCAGCCTTAAGTTGCTAGTGAGGGTAATCGAATCCGAAACCTTAAAGATGGGACAGATCTCAAAGTCTCAAGCGAAGACTACTTGGCCAACCCTAGGGGTTTACTTTTATTGGGTTGTTAAAGCCTTATACATGAATGTCCATTTTGGGTGCTATGCCCATAATATTAGATCTTGTAGTATACATGCAGAGATGCTTTAAGCAGCTCTTTGGAATATAATGCTTGGAAAACTTTGCGACGTGTTTTGTGAGGGCGTATTTTGTCTCATCAAGTCTTCTGCAGCCACATCCACTTATTCGAACACTTTACACATGTCTCCAAGtgaatgtgagtgtgtgtagTTGTAG
Coding sequences:
- the LOC131322606 gene encoding (+)-neomenthol dehydrogenase-like, encoding MEQTQLTKRIAVVTGSNKGIGLEICRQLASNGVTVIVTARDENRGLEAVQNLKASGLSDVLFHHLDVTNQTSIASLVEFIKTKFEKLDILINNAGVAGTEVDPEDQSSVEYDMDVIFGPNAKKSKIFKQTFESAEACLRTNYYAVKLLTEELIPLLQLSDSPKIVNVSSTMGKLQFVSNEKAKKILSQIESLTVEKVDELVKWFHEDCREDLLEAKGWPINFSAYIVSKAALNGYTRVMAKNYPKIAINAVCPGSVKTDINYNKGICTVEQGAKGPVMLALMPYGGHSGLFYVQTEESNF
- the LOC131322684 gene encoding 3'-5' exonuclease-like encodes the protein MTSSIHSFHLPYHSYKLYDVNFFDDTIKTLVTHTPCIVGTWISDIEHLHRRRLRDLVVGLDVGWRPNSNTNPAATLQLCVGRNCLIFQLIFAPRMPKSLVNFLADEDYTFVGVGIEKDVDKLREDYGLKVRNWVDLRRLAARELRYRQLRNAGLVKLAREVLGKEFVKPRSVTLSDWDDDRLSREQIQYACVDAFVSFEIGRCLDAADV